A single genomic interval of Deltaproteobacteria bacterium harbors:
- a CDS encoding protein kinase: MRVSPPQLGSSLGRYRLVEELGAGGMAVVYRAEDPLLGRQVAVKVLHPHLSRQGDYAARFVREAKAAAGLRHPNIIEVYDYGGDEALDGGAVVPGFMVCELVSGPSLRRIMEDHGPLLAEAAALVGLKLCDALGCAHRAGIVHRDLKPDNVLVADGGRIVLADFGIARLLDGEAMTQTGALVGSPAYMSPEQAQGRHVDGRSDLFSLGTLLYQLCTGHLPFPGKDPIATALRIVEGRYRPAASLDGRVGRGMDRVISRLLEREPDRRYDSAEQAGQALRELLAESGLTDPDAELVGLFRAPTDYSRDLAARVVARAVTRAEEARQKGAIPRAIDACDRVLAFEPQHPQALALLAQLSRRRWPGRLWLVGGGALLLGLAGLGGVWGLRALRRGAEPRVDATSFGRAESASRAGGTKDLGLASGGAAGMARRDPRPEERAHPDAGPTIPRARVERGSPRRPASTPAERARGADAGPARRTAREPAAEVPDALDARVAKAADARQPGGPRALLHVQLGPWCDVILDGRSVGRSPLPGPLVVRPGAHHLICRQGEGGQKVEQRLELKAGEVRWLRGPLVPLVEVEVAFVEGDAVRIDGRVAKGRLSIAPKRYRVDVLRNGRAVKGGWVTIPPRACRLVDLPELGCR; the protein is encoded by the coding sequence ATGCGCGTCTCCCCGCCGCAGCTCGGATCCAGCCTCGGACGGTATCGTCTCGTCGAGGAGCTCGGTGCGGGCGGGATGGCGGTGGTGTACCGCGCCGAGGATCCGCTGCTCGGGCGCCAGGTGGCGGTGAAGGTCCTGCACCCGCATCTCTCGCGGCAGGGGGACTACGCGGCGCGGTTCGTGCGCGAGGCGAAGGCGGCGGCGGGACTCCGTCACCCGAACATCATCGAGGTCTACGACTACGGTGGGGACGAGGCGCTCGACGGGGGCGCGGTCGTGCCCGGTTTCATGGTGTGCGAGCTCGTCTCGGGCCCCTCGCTGCGCCGGATCATGGAGGACCACGGCCCGCTGCTCGCGGAGGCCGCGGCGCTCGTCGGGCTCAAGCTCTGTGACGCGCTCGGCTGCGCGCACCGCGCGGGGATCGTGCACCGTGACCTGAAGCCGGACAACGTGCTCGTGGCGGACGGGGGACGGATCGTGCTGGCCGACTTCGGCATCGCGCGCCTTCTCGACGGCGAGGCGATGACGCAGACCGGCGCGCTCGTCGGGTCGCCGGCCTACATGTCGCCCGAGCAGGCGCAGGGGCGGCACGTGGACGGGCGTTCGGACCTCTTCTCGCTCGGAACGCTCCTCTACCAGCTGTGCACGGGACACCTGCCCTTTCCCGGCAAGGACCCGATCGCCACCGCGCTGCGCATCGTGGAAGGGCGCTACCGGCCGGCGGCGAGCCTCGACGGCCGCGTCGGGCGGGGCATGGATCGGGTGATCTCGCGGCTGCTCGAGCGCGAGCCGGATCGCCGCTACGACAGCGCGGAGCAGGCGGGGCAGGCCCTGCGCGAGCTGCTCGCGGAGAGCGGCCTGACGGACCCCGACGCGGAGCTCGTGGGGCTGTTTCGCGCGCCCACGGACTATTCGCGAGACCTCGCCGCGCGCGTCGTCGCGCGAGCCGTCACGCGGGCCGAGGAGGCGCGCCAAAAGGGCGCCATTCCGCGGGCCATCGATGCGTGCGATCGCGTGCTGGCCTTCGAGCCGCAACATCCGCAGGCCCTCGCGCTCCTCGCGCAGCTCTCGCGTCGCAGGTGGCCGGGCAGGCTCTGGCTGGTGGGCGGGGGTGCGCTCCTGCTCGGCCTCGCCGGCCTGGGTGGCGTGTGGGGCCTGCGGGCGCTACGCCGCGGCGCCGAACCCCGGGTCGACGCGACCTCGTTCGGGCGGGCGGAGAGCGCGTCGCGGGCGGGGGGGACGAAGGATCTGGGCCTGGCGTCGGGTGGCGCGGCGGGGATGGCACGCCGGGATCCTCGGCCGGAGGAACGGGCGCATCCCGACGCCGGGCCGACCATCCCCCGCGCCCGGGTCGAACGTGGGTCGCCTCGCCGTCCGGCTTCCACCCCGGCGGAGCGCGCTCGCGGCGCGGACGCGGGGCCGGCGCGGCGGACGGCGCGCGAGCCCGCGGCCGAGGTCCCCGACGCACTCGACGCTCGCGTGGCCAAGGCCGCCGACGCGCGGCAGCCGGGCGGACCACGGGCCCTGCTCCACGTTCAACTCGGTCCCTGGTGCGACGTGATCCTGGACGGCCGCAGCGTGGGGCGCTCGCCCTTGCCCGGGCCGCTCGTAGTGCGGCCGGGGGCGCATCATCTGATCTGTCGCCAGGGGGAAGGCGGGCAGAAGGTGGAGCAGCGGCTCGAGCTCAAGGCCGGCGAGGTCCGCTGGCTGCGAGGACCGCTCGTGCCGCTCGTGGAGGTGGAGGTCGCCTTCGTCGAGGGGGACGCCGTGCGCATCGACGGCCGCGTGGCGAAGGGGCGGCTCTCGATCGCCCCCAAGCGCTATCGTGTGGACGTGCTGCGCAACGGGCGAGCGGTGAAAGGGGGCTGGGTGACCATCCCGCCCCGCGCCTGTCGACTCGTGGATCTGCCCGAGCTGGGCTGTCGCTAG
- a CDS encoding PDZ domain-containing protein codes for MSLLLDGSEPPKSSESWMDRYLKPLVVAVSLVAALFLTISRRSPEGGITVSAQPQSRAAPDRVARHYDLTALKVFTVVLGRIKDHYVEPERVKPREMLREALDAIEKEVAEVLIKEAPDKKTLTIRVQDTERTFDVSGVDSPWALSSRMKSILRFMQPHLLPATDIRDVEYAAINGMLSTLDPHSVLLKPDLYNEMKLSTRGEFGGLGIVIAMIQGVLTVMNPMKGTPAETAGIKSCDQILKINDDSTMNMTLNQAVSKLRGVPGSRVDVTIQRAGWAKPVRKTLTRAIIKVDSVNSRIISKKIGYVRLGSFQGNSYDDLRDHVRKLKKKGMKGLILDLRGNPGGLLDQAIKISDMFIESGTLLTTVSHAGKLREEKRAKLDGTEERYPIAVLVSSGSASASEIVAGALKHLDRAVIIGRTTFGKGSVQVLYDNDDGSALKLTIAQYLTPGDISIQSVGITPDIGTAPAVVKDDFLRLRINEQFTREQDLSKHLTHRNVRRNEKPLRTVRYLATDAQPHKDEEEEEEDQEKEGANLCLFPDRRCKPTDEDKFVEDFQIRLARDLLAQARGWRRSQVLAGSTAFFAKREQEEDKRVADALEKLGVDWSDGKSDAKAGGSPKPGDERPKLSVSVTTEPKGGKAKACQAMKLKVTVKNEGKVAAHRLQAVSESTNRLFAGRELAFGRVEPGASRTWVLPMKIRDLPTRVDDVTLKFTDGSGTAYPPNTFHLSTKGVDRPTFAYGYQMVDDIQGNEDGRIQRGEQLRLLVKVRNTGKGPAFRTMTTLRYLGASAATVGKGRFDLGRLEPGESKTASFTLDVDPGYQGSSLGLELKVYDDALGETVSDKLSFQVVQPQAGPAKASGGVRVNGKRVAIHAWAAADAPVVGHALRGGSFKVLGRHEGWYRILAAPERPAFVSSKEVTPGSEGGTARFQASWQVTPPKLTLQVPTYLTSAATIRVSGSAVDETKVADLFIFVRNPDAKVERKVYYQSTRNSKTPNRLDFATDLPLWPGANYVSVYTRESADVQANETVVIFRKRDKGAKEGAAAAR; via the coding sequence ATGAGTCTTCTGCTGGACGGCAGCGAACCGCCCAAGAGCTCGGAGAGCTGGATGGATCGTTATCTCAAGCCCCTCGTGGTGGCCGTCTCGCTGGTCGCCGCGCTCTTTCTCACCATCAGCCGGCGGAGCCCCGAGGGAGGGATCACGGTTTCGGCGCAGCCCCAGTCGCGCGCCGCGCCGGATCGCGTCGCGCGTCACTACGACCTCACCGCGCTGAAGGTCTTCACCGTCGTCCTCGGGCGCATCAAGGACCACTACGTCGAGCCCGAACGCGTGAAGCCGCGCGAGATGCTCCGCGAGGCGCTCGACGCGATCGAGAAGGAGGTGGCCGAGGTCCTGATCAAGGAGGCGCCGGACAAGAAGACCCTCACCATCCGGGTGCAGGACACCGAGCGGACCTTCGACGTCTCGGGAGTCGATAGCCCATGGGCCCTCTCGAGCCGCATGAAGAGCATCCTGCGCTTCATGCAGCCGCACTTGCTGCCGGCGACGGACATCCGCGACGTGGAGTACGCGGCGATCAACGGCATGCTCTCCACGCTGGACCCCCACAGCGTGCTCTTGAAGCCCGACCTCTACAACGAGATGAAGCTCTCGACGCGGGGGGAGTTCGGCGGCCTCGGTATCGTGATCGCCATGATCCAGGGCGTGCTCACCGTGATGAACCCGATGAAGGGGACGCCGGCCGAGACGGCGGGGATCAAGTCGTGCGACCAGATCCTGAAGATCAACGACGATTCGACGATGAACATGACGCTGAACCAGGCGGTCAGCAAGCTCCGCGGCGTCCCCGGCAGTCGCGTGGACGTGACGATTCAGCGGGCGGGGTGGGCCAAGCCCGTCCGCAAGACCCTCACCCGCGCGATCATCAAGGTGGACAGCGTCAACTCGCGCATCATCTCGAAGAAGATCGGCTACGTGCGTCTGGGGAGCTTCCAGGGCAACTCGTACGACGATCTGCGTGACCACGTCCGGAAGCTCAAGAAGAAGGGGATGAAGGGGCTAATCCTCGACCTGCGGGGCAACCCCGGGGGCCTCCTCGACCAGGCGATCAAGATCTCCGACATGTTCATCGAATCGGGGACGCTGCTCACGACCGTGAGCCACGCCGGCAAGCTGCGCGAGGAGAAGCGCGCCAAGCTGGACGGCACGGAGGAGCGCTACCCCATCGCGGTCCTCGTCAGCAGCGGAAGCGCCTCGGCCTCGGAGATCGTGGCCGGAGCGCTGAAACACCTCGACCGCGCGGTGATCATCGGGCGAACGACCTTCGGCAAGGGGTCGGTGCAGGTGCTCTACGACAACGACGATGGCTCGGCGCTCAAGCTGACCATCGCGCAGTACCTCACTCCCGGCGACATCTCGATCCAGTCGGTGGGGATCACCCCGGATATCGGGACCGCTCCCGCGGTGGTCAAGGACGACTTCTTGCGGCTGCGCATCAACGAGCAGTTCACGCGCGAGCAGGATCTTTCGAAGCACCTCACCCATCGCAACGTGCGCCGCAACGAGAAGCCCCTGCGCACGGTGCGGTACCTCGCGACCGACGCCCAGCCGCACAAGGACGAGGAGGAGGAGGAGGAAGACCAGGAGAAGGAGGGGGCGAATCTGTGTCTCTTCCCCGACCGTCGGTGCAAGCCCACCGACGAGGACAAGTTCGTCGAGGACTTCCAGATCCGGCTGGCGCGGGACCTCCTCGCGCAGGCGCGCGGCTGGAGACGCAGCCAGGTCCTGGCGGGCTCGACCGCCTTCTTCGCCAAGCGCGAGCAGGAAGAGGACAAGCGCGTCGCGGATGCCCTGGAGAAGCTCGGAGTGGACTGGTCCGACGGCAAGTCCGACGCAAAGGCGGGCGGTTCACCCAAGCCGGGCGACGAGCGTCCGAAACTCTCGGTGAGCGTGACCACCGAGCCGAAGGGCGGCAAGGCCAAGGCCTGCCAGGCGATGAAGCTGAAGGTGACGGTCAAGAACGAAGGGAAGGTGGCGGCGCACCGGCTCCAGGCGGTCAGCGAGTCCACGAACCGGCTCTTTGCGGGCCGGGAGCTGGCCTTCGGGCGCGTGGAGCCCGGGGCGAGCCGGACCTGGGTGCTGCCGATGAAGATCCGCGACCTGCCGACGCGCGTGGACGACGTGACCCTCAAGTTCACCGACGGCTCCGGGACCGCGTATCCGCCGAACACCTTCCACCTCTCCACGAAAGGGGTGGACCGCCCCACCTTCGCGTATGGCTACCAGATGGTCGACGACATCCAGGGCAACGAGGACGGCCGCATCCAGCGCGGCGAGCAGCTCCGGCTGCTCGTGAAGGTGCGCAACACGGGCAAGGGGCCGGCCTTCCGCACCATGACCACGCTGCGCTACCTCGGGGCCTCGGCGGCCACGGTGGGGAAGGGGCGCTTCGACCTCGGGCGTCTCGAGCCGGGCGAGTCCAAGACCGCCTCCTTCACTCTGGACGTGGACCCCGGCTATCAAGGCTCGAGCCTGGGTCTCGAGCTGAAGGTCTACGACGACGCCCTCGGGGAGACGGTCTCGGACAAGCTCTCCTTCCAGGTCGTGCAGCCTCAGGCCGGTCCCGCCAAGGCCAGCGGCGGCGTGCGCGTGAATGGCAAGCGGGTGGCGATCCACGCCTGGGCCGCGGCGGACGCTCCGGTCGTGGGCCACGCGCTTCGCGGCGGGTCGTTCAAGGTCCTCGGCCGCCACGAGGGGTGGTATCGCATCCTGGCGGCGCCCGAGCGTCCGGCCTTTGTCTCCAGCAAGGAGGTGACCCCCGGGTCCGAGGGTGGAACGGCGCGTTTCCAGGCGAGCTGGCAGGTGACGCCCCCCAAGCTGACGCTCCAGGTGCCGACCTACCTGACGAGCGCGGCCACGATTCGGGTGAGCGGCTCGGCGGTGGACGAGACCAAGGTGGCCGACCTCTTCATCTTCGTGCGGAATCCGGACGCGAAGGTGGAACGCAAGGTCTACTACCAGTCCACGCGGAACTCGAAGACGCCAAACCGTCTGGACTTCGCGACGGACCTCCCCCTCTGGCCGGGGGCCAACTACGTGAGCGTCTACACGCGCGAGAGCGCGGACGTGCAGGCCAACGAGACGGTCGTCATCTTCCGCAAGCGCGACAAGGGCGCCAAGGAGGGCGCCGCCGCCGCGCGGTAG
- a CDS encoding response regulator, whose amino-acid sequence MLLKKLVIAEDDDAVAHLVAASLGDAGFLCLRARDGEEALNLTRTELPDALVLDVMMPKLDGIEVCRRLKSDVLVSRVPILMLTSLAGVDDRVAGLEAGADDYLPKPFDLRELAARVKALIRQSRRERDRNPTTNLPGAEAIEERVADLLRRKAGFGLLYVDIENFRTYADVYGYRKADDVIAQTGALILQQSRVTEPPAFVGHVGGDDFLLICEAEAASSLADGIAAAFNATASGHYSEEDQQRGYITLSDPSGEVRRALFMSASIAEVIVGPGQYDSAEKLASEITRAKAMSRRRTGSGLFTLPRGDRS is encoded by the coding sequence ATGTTGCTGAAAAAATTGGTGATAGCCGAAGACGACGACGCGGTCGCCCATCTCGTGGCTGCCAGCCTCGGGGATGCGGGCTTTCTTTGTCTTCGGGCGAGGGACGGGGAGGAGGCGCTCAACCTCACGCGCACCGAGCTGCCGGACGCGCTCGTGCTGGACGTGATGATGCCGAAGCTCGACGGCATCGAGGTCTGCCGGCGCTTGAAGTCCGACGTGCTGGTGTCGCGGGTGCCGATTCTGATGCTCACCTCTCTGGCCGGAGTGGACGACCGCGTGGCCGGCCTCGAGGCTGGAGCGGACGATTATCTGCCGAAGCCCTTCGACCTGCGGGAGCTCGCGGCACGCGTCAAGGCCCTCATCCGTCAGAGCCGGCGCGAGCGGGACCGAAACCCCACGACGAACCTGCCGGGAGCCGAGGCGATCGAGGAGCGGGTGGCGGATCTTCTGCGACGCAAGGCGGGTTTCGGACTGCTCTACGTCGACATCGAGAACTTCCGGACGTATGCGGACGTCTACGGCTATCGCAAGGCGGACGACGTGATCGCTCAGACCGGCGCGCTCATCCTGCAGCAATCGCGCGTGACGGAGCCGCCGGCTTTCGTCGGACACGTGGGCGGCGACGATTTCTTGCTGATCTGCGAGGCGGAGGCGGCCTCGTCGCTCGCCGACGGGATCGCGGCGGCCTTCAACGCCACGGCGAGCGGCCACTACAGCGAGGAGGACCAGCAGCGCGGGTACATCACGCTCTCGGATCCCTCCGGCGAGGTGCGTCGCGCGTTGTTCATGAGCGCCTCGATCGCCGAGGTGATCGTGGGCCCCGGCCAGTACGACTCGGCGGAGAAGCTGGCCAGCGAGATCACGCGGGCCAAGGCGATGAGCCGGCGACGAACGGGAAGCGGGCTCTTCACCCTGCCGCGCGGCGACCGGTCGTAA
- a CDS encoding DnaJ domain-containing protein has translation MTPPTPIRVLIIDRDNVRRGLLACSLPSSQYRLEFAKTSAQGLDLLGRVHPEVVLVGRDPAMDDLCQSIRSTPAGSRCLLVLMDEAFRDEAAAAHAAEAVGADLALPFPFDLDALDEQLELRRDPRTAQKLPSQPSLEATSAPSTDDPPPPSPEERAAAWVAFRERVEELHGELDALDYYQLLGIAPSATLSEIKDAFFARSMAYHPDRFMRLEDAELRSAIYEVYKRVSEGFKVLIRPEARSDYDHGLALPDRARHLRYQERPRQPTGSEATSGALTSEGKRYLQFAQLAEQEGNVKSARMYLALAVQCEPQNLALRERLEALGR, from the coding sequence GTGACGCCTCCGACACCCATCCGAGTCCTGATCATCGACCGAGACAACGTGCGGCGCGGCCTGCTGGCCTGCAGCCTCCCGTCGAGTCAGTACCGCCTGGAATTCGCCAAGACCTCCGCGCAGGGGCTCGACCTCCTCGGCCGCGTGCACCCCGAGGTGGTCCTGGTCGGCCGCGACCCGGCGATGGACGACCTGTGCCAGAGTATCCGGTCGACCCCCGCGGGGAGCCGGTGCCTGCTCGTGCTGATGGACGAGGCCTTTCGCGACGAGGCCGCGGCGGCCCACGCCGCGGAGGCCGTCGGCGCGGACCTGGCGCTCCCCTTCCCCTTCGACCTGGACGCGCTCGACGAGCAGCTCGAGCTCAGGCGCGATCCTCGGACGGCCCAGAAGCTTCCGTCGCAGCCCTCGCTCGAGGCGACGAGCGCCCCGTCGACCGACGATCCGCCGCCGCCCTCTCCCGAGGAGCGCGCGGCCGCGTGGGTCGCCTTTCGCGAGCGGGTGGAAGAGCTCCACGGGGAGCTGGACGCGCTCGACTACTACCAGCTCCTCGGCATCGCCCCGTCGGCGACCCTCTCGGAGATCAAGGACGCGTTCTTCGCGCGCTCCATGGCCTACCACCCGGATCGCTTCATGCGGCTCGAGGATGCCGAGCTGCGGAGTGCGATCTACGAGGTCTACAAGCGCGTGTCGGAGGGTTTCAAGGTGCTCATCCGGCCCGAGGCCCGCAGCGACTACGACCACGGGCTCGCGCTGCCCGATCGGGCGCGCCACCTGCGCTACCAGGAGCGGCCTCGACAGCCCACCGGCTCCGAGGCCACCTCCGGGGCGCTCACCTCGGAAGGGAAGCGCTACCTCCAATTCGCGCAGCTCGCGGAACAGGAGGGGAACGTGAAGTCGGCCCGCATGTACCTGGCGCTCGCCGTGCAGTGCGAGCCCCAGAACCTGGCCCTCCGAGAGCGTCTCGAGGCCCTGGGCCGCTAG
- a CDS encoding Hsp70 family protein, whose translation MEYAIGIDLGTSYSSVAVVRDGRPEVLADDFGNLVQPSVVAFLAEGGILVGQAARAQLAVDPYNTVYSAKRLIGRRMDDPDTRAAVSSFPYRVVEGPNSHPVIEIRGERLSIPETSAYILRMMKKIAEARLGVPVDKAVITVPANFNDAQRESTRIAGRIAGLDVIRIINEPTAASLAYGYGRGLNKLLAVYDFGGGTFDFTLLELRDRVFRVISTAGDTFLGGDDFDEAVATAVANSFWKQTGIELRRDVVEWTRLILACEGAKRTLSQKTNADLLVQRVAHTAKGVLDLSATLTRDLFNSLCFDLVRRSFAVCERALHDARVRPEDINDVIMVGGTTFIPLVRASVEQFFGQRPRADVSPETAVALGAAIQAHSLMAAPTPEPASTQTILLDVLPHSIGIVTAGGLSEKVLERNMAIPVEQSRVFSTSRDHQTELKIRIVQGESRRADENTALGELVVGDLRPAARGEVEVLVTFEVDTNGILNVTARDRDSGRLYKKSVTVSGELSDTAIGQISLRPDGGKRS comes from the coding sequence ATGGAATACGCGATCGGCATCGACCTCGGCACGTCGTATTCGAGCGTCGCCGTGGTGCGCGACGGGCGACCCGAGGTCCTCGCCGACGACTTCGGAAACCTCGTCCAGCCCTCGGTCGTGGCCTTTCTCGCCGAGGGCGGGATCCTGGTCGGGCAGGCGGCCCGGGCGCAGCTCGCGGTGGACCCCTACAACACGGTCTATTCGGCGAAGCGCCTGATCGGGCGGCGCATGGACGACCCGGACACGCGGGCCGCCGTGTCGAGCTTCCCGTACCGCGTGGTCGAGGGTCCGAACAGCCACCCGGTGATCGAGATCCGCGGCGAGCGGCTCAGCATCCCCGAGACCTCGGCCTACATCCTGCGCATGATGAAGAAGATCGCCGAGGCGCGCCTGGGCGTCCCGGTGGACAAGGCCGTCATCACGGTCCCCGCGAACTTCAACGACGCACAGCGGGAGAGCACGCGCATCGCGGGCCGCATTGCCGGCCTGGACGTCATCCGCATCATCAATGAGCCCACCGCCGCCTCGCTGGCCTACGGCTACGGCCGGGGTCTGAACAAGCTGCTCGCGGTCTACGACTTCGGCGGCGGTACCTTCGACTTCACGCTGCTCGAGCTGCGAGACCGGGTCTTTCGCGTGATCTCCACCGCCGGAGACACCTTCCTCGGCGGCGACGACTTCGACGAAGCCGTCGCCACGGCGGTAGCGAACAGCTTCTGGAAGCAGACCGGGATCGAACTCCGGCGAGACGTCGTCGAGTGGACCCGCCTCATCCTCGCCTGCGAAGGAGCGAAGCGAACGCTCAGCCAGAAGACGAATGCGGACCTCCTGGTGCAGCGGGTAGCGCACACCGCGAAGGGGGTGCTCGACCTGTCGGCCACTCTGACGCGAGACCTCTTCAACTCGCTCTGCTTCGACCTCGTACGCCGCTCCTTCGCCGTCTGCGAGCGCGCCCTGCACGACGCGCGCGTGCGGCCTGAAGACATCAACGACGTGATCATGGTCGGCGGAACGACCTTCATCCCGCTCGTCCGCGCGTCGGTGGAGCAGTTCTTCGGCCAGCGTCCTCGGGCCGACGTCAGCCCGGAGACCGCGGTGGCGCTAGGGGCCGCGATCCAGGCGCACTCCCTGATGGCCGCCCCGACCCCCGAGCCGGCGAGCACGCAGACCATCCTGCTGGACGTGCTCCCCCACTCCATCGGCATCGTCACGGCGGGCGGGCTGTCGGAGAAGGTCCTCGAGCGCAACATGGCCATTCCCGTGGAGCAATCTCGCGTCTTCTCCACCTCGAGGGACCACCAGACCGAGCTCAAGATCCGCATCGTGCAGGGGGAGTCCCGACGCGCCGACGAGAACACCGCCCTCGGGGAGCTCGTCGTGGGGGACCTGCGGCCCGCCGCGCGCGGCGAGGTGGAGGTGCTCGTCACCTTCGAGGTGGACACGAACGGCATCCTCAACGTCACAGCGCGCGACCGCGATTCGGGCCGCCTCTACAAGAAGAGCGTCACCGTGTCGGGCGAGCTGTCGGACACGGCGATCGGCCAGATCAGCCTGAGGCCCGACGGCGGGAAGCGCTCGTGA